The Alphaproteobacteria bacterium genome segment GTGCCGTGACGGACGACGTGCCACTGTGGTCCGAGCCGGTCACTGACAGCTCTAAGTTGGACAAAGTTCGTGTTGCATGGAGTCCGGCTTTGTTCCCCTACCAGCGCTGGGCCAATCGGGCGGCCAAGGCGTATCGCTTCGTCAGAATGCCGTTGCTTCTAAGGTGGCCGCGGTACTACCGGTCGCCGCGTACGCCCCGTCCTTTGATGGCCTCATGCCGAATGTCCTCCGGCCACAATCGGAGAAGCGTGGTCTACCAGCGAGAATGTCTGCAGCAAGCCCTAGTCGGCATTGTCGATACGGATTTCATCAGCCGCCGAGGGTATGAAGCGGAGATGCGGCGCGCACGGGCAGTCATCTCGCCGTTTGGGTGGGGTGAGTATGCGATCCGTGACTACGAGGCGATGGAAAGCGGAGCGGCGCTCATCAAGCCCGACATGAGCCATCTGGAGACCTGGCCCGCGATCTATCAGGCGGGCGAAACCTACGTGCCACTACACTGGGACCTAAACGATCTGTCCGACATTTTCGCTCGCCTTGCTCAAGATTCGGAATCGTTCATCGCGATCGCCGAGAGAGGGCAGTCGGCCCTGCGGGCTGCTCAATCTGACGGTAGCGCTTTTGTGCGTCACCTTACTGATGTCCTGAGAGTCGACTAAGTGCGATCGCTGAAGATCGTTTATCTAACGAGAGCGATGGAACTTGGCGGTGCAGAACTGCAGTTGGCCATGCTCGCAAACGCCATGGCATCCAGAGGTCACGCCGTGACCGTGCTGACGTTCTATCCAGGCCAAGAAAACAGTAGGCTTCAGTTCAATGAGGGTGTCGTCCACCGCGTACTCGGAAAGGCAGGCCGCTGGGACATAGTCGCCTTCCTATCGCGCCTGCGCCGGGCCTTTGCGGATGCATCGCCGGATGTCATCCATTCGTTCCTCGGTCCGCCCAATGTCGCGGCGGCCCTCGCGCGGAGAAAGGGCAGTGGGGGACGTTTGATTTGGGGCATCAGGGCGTCGAACATGGATGCGGGTCGCTATGACTGGGCCCACGTTGTCGCGCTGCGTCTCGAGCGGATGTTAGCGACGCGGGCGGATCTTATCGTGGCGAACTCCACGGCGGGCAAGGAGCATGCAATTCGCCAAGGTATGCGTGCCGGAAAGGTCACTGTTGTGGGAAACGGCATTGATGTGGTGCGTTTCTGCAGACGCCGCGATGAGGCGAGGAAGCTTCGAACGTCCTGGCTTGGGCCGTTCAAAGGTCCTCTTATCGGTCTCGTCGCTCGCCTAGATCCGATGAAAGATCATCCAACGTTTCTCCATGCAGCAATGGCGCTCGTCGAGCGGATGCCGGAGGCGGTGTTTGTCTGTCTGGGAGGTGGAAGTCAGGCCTATGGTGCCGCCATGCGGCGATTGGCGGTCGATCTCGGGCTTCAAGATCGGATCCGCTGGTCGGAGCCGGTTGACAATGTCGAAGTTGCGATGAATGCGTTCGACCTTGTGACCTTGACGTCTTCGTATGGAGAGGGATTCCCCAATGTCCTCGCCGAGGCCATTGCGTGTGAGGTGCCGGTGGTCGCGACCGATGTAGGTGACGCGCGGCGGATCGTTAGCGACGATAACAGGATTGTTCGTCCTGGCGAGCCCGATGCACTGGCAGCCGCCTGGTACCAATCGCTTCAGCAAACACCGGAGCTTCTTGCGCAGACAACGGCACGTCACCGGAAGCGGATTGTACGTGACTTTTCACATGCCTCGCTATTGGAGCGCATGGAAAAAATATACGCCGAGTTATGAAGACATGAGGAAAATCCGAGTCGCTCACCTCATCACGTCTCTAACTGTCGGCGGCGCCCAGTCCATGCTTTACAAACTTGTTGCCGGTATGGATCGGTCGCTCTTTGAAAGCCATGTCATTTCAATGACCGACGGCGGCACCATGGCGCCTGAATTCGAAAAGCTGGGCGTAGCAGTTTCATCTCTCGGAATGAGGCCGGGGTCGCCCAACCCCGTCGGTGTGCTGCGCCTCCGACGGCTACTGGAACGGGCAAACATCGACGTACTACAGACGTGGTTATACCACAGCGATCTGCTGGGAACTCTGACGGCGCTGACTCTGGGGAAACTTCCGGTCCTTTGGAACATTCGCTGTTCCACTATGGGTCCGGAACACGAGCGCTTGCAGATGAGGGTGATTCTCTTCCTCTTGGTACGTTTGTCTCAACGACCGACGGCTGTGGTCGTTAACTCGGTAGCCGGTAAGAAGGTGCATCAGATCTTTGGCTATGTGCCGCGTAGGTGGGAACTCATTGCGAATGGCTTCCAACTGACAGCTGGCGCGGATGCGGCTGCGCGCTCGGCTCTCGGTTTTGCCCCCGACGACGTCGTGTTCGCGATGGTTGCCCGGGACGACCCCATCAAGGATCACCTTACCTTTTTACAGGCCGCAAGGTCGCTCCTGACAAGCGTGCCACGGGCCCGTTTCATGCTCGTCGGGGAGGGGGTAACGCCTGACACTCCCAAGTACGCATCTTGGGCAGCCGACCCAGTACTCGGTCGGCGTCTGCATTTGCTTGGTGAGAGGCGTGATGTCACTTGGCTTCTAGGGGCTGTGGATTGTTTGGTTTCTACATCGTTGGGCGAGGGTCTGCCAAGCGTCGTTGGCGAAGCGATGGCGGCCGGCGTTCCCTGCATTGCGACGGACGTCGGGGATACCGCCCGCCTCATGGCTGATACGGGCATCCTAATCTCTCCGGGCCGACCCAGAGAACTTGCGAGCGCGATGGAAAGGATGGCTGAAGATTCTTCGTTAAGGCATTCCCTGGGCACAAAGGCCAAGGAGCGTATCGAACGCGACTACTCTTTGGAGGCAGCTATAAAGACGTACGAGAACCTTTACCGAAGTGCCGTGGCATCTTGAGCGCTAGCCTATCCGATGCGCCCATAGACGTCGCTGAAACGCTCGATGTCGGATTCCTCAAGAATCGGACCGGTTTGGACCTCGATGAGATTAAGGGGCTCCTTAGAAGGGTTCTCCAAGCGGTGCTTAGTCATCTTGGGTATGAAAGTCGATTCATCTTGCCGTAACTCGAAGACATCTTCGCCGCGCGTAACTTTGGCGACGCCCGAAACGATGACCCAATGCTCTGACCGATGATGGTGGCGCTGTAGCGATAACGCGCCATCCGGTTTGACGTGAACTAGCTTGACCCGAAAGCCCGGGCCACGATCCAGTTCTTTGTAGTGCCCCCACGGGCGGTAGGCGGTTCTTGCCACGAGGTGCTCGGTACGGTTTTCCTTCGACATCAACGAAACTAGGTCTCTTACCTTCTGGGTGTGGTTGATGTCTGTCACCAGAACCGAATCTTCGGTTGCAACGACCAGGATGTTCTTTAGCCCAAGCGCGGCAAGGACGGGGCCCTCGGAGCGAAGGTAGCTTGAGGACACGTCGATGGAAATCACGTCTCCGATCGTTGTGTTGCCCTGGACATCGGTTTCCGAGATCGAGGCTACCGATTGCCATGATCCAAGATCGTTCCACGTGGTCTGGAGTTCGGATACTGCGAGATTGGAATGCCGTTCGAGCACTGCGTTGTCAAAGGAGACACTTGGCGTCTTTGCCATCTCCGACTCGTTCAAGGTGACTAAGCCTGCACTTCGTGAGCCCGAAAAAAGGCTCTTGCGAGCCTGTTCGATCAGATTTGGCGCAAGGGTTTCGAAAGCGTCAATTGCTTGTTTGGCCGAAAAGACGAAAATGCCGCAATTCCAGAGATGGCGGCCCGTCTTCAGGAGGCGCTTGGCTACTTCGAGATTTGGCTTCTCGACAAAAGAGCGAACAGCGTAGCACTCACCGCGGTCATCGAGCGGTTCCTCCAATTCGATATAGCCGAAGCCGGTTTCTGGCCGGTCGGGTTTGACCCCAAGCACGGCAATTGTACCGCTCTGCGCAGCCGTTGCAGCCTCCTGGAGTGCCTTGTGTAGAGCGCGAGGGTCCCCGACTAAGGTGTCGCTCGGAAGCACCGCGACCACTGTGTCGGGATCTTGTTCCGCGGCGAGGAGCGCGCCGATCGCCACGGCCGGTCCCGTATTCCGTCCCATTGGCTCGAGAACAATATTTCCGACCCCAACGCTGATCGCCTGTATTTGGTCTTGCACAACGAAGCGGTGGTCCTGGCTGCAGATTATGTCCGGCGGCAGGAACGAAGAATTGCCGGCGAGCCCGGTCAAGCAATACTGAAAGAGCGTCCGATCTTCATGAATGGAGAGGAATTGTTTGGGCATGTGGGCGCGTGAAAGCGGCCAGAGGCGTGTTCCGCTTCCGCCGGAAAGTACTATTGGTTTAATGCGCATAGCCCGGAGATTCGATTCCAATAATGAATGGTGTATCGGGGTGCCGAGTGGTGTACTCGTCGAAAGAGAAAAGGTCTAGGTAGGTCAAATGGGAAGCCGGTTGAAACTCGAGGTTGCAGTACTTTTCGGAGTATTGATTGTCCTTCAATTCATGACGAGTCTCAACGTTTTGATCTATTTTCCGGATGGGTTTTGGACGGAAGGCTACTACCACCCTGCGGCAGTTAACTTGCTTGAGCATGGTGTCTACGGTTTTTACGACGGAGACAGTCTGACTCCCACCACGAACCGCCCTCCGCTCTATGTGATCTTGCTTGCTGGTCTGTATTCGATATTTGGTGCACACGAAGTCATCGGAGTGATCCTCAACAACATCATGCTATTTGGTGTTTTCGTTTTCACTTACCTGCTCGGTAGGCGCTTAGGCCCAGCGATCGGCTTCCTTGCAGTTATCATGGTGGCGCTCGACTCCATTTATCTAGCAGAGGCTAACCGGAACCAATCTGACATGGTGTTCTCGCTACTTGTCGTAGCGTCGCTCTACGCGATCGTGCGAGCGCTCGATGGTGGGCTTTCCTTGAGACGGGTTGCAATAGTTTCGATTCTTGTTGGGTTGGCGACATTTACCCGAGCCGCCGGCCTTTACCTTTGGGTCGCTTTGCTGATCGTCATCGTGGTGGCGTCTTGGCGCGTAGAACGTGCGCGCCGAATCGCGATGGCAGGTCTCATTGTGATTGTGATCAACGGTGCCTTTGTTGTTCCTTGGATGATCCGAAATCAGTCGATCACGGGGAACGCCGACTTCGCCGGGATGAAGGGATATCATCTGACTAACTACTTCGCGCCGCTCTTCATCGCGAATAAGAAGGGGCTGACGTATGACGAGGCGTCAAAGCTCATTTTTTCTGGGATCGAAAACGATCCAGAGTTTCAGGCGATTACAAACCAGGGAGAGAGGGAGAGGTATTTTTCGCGTTTTGCCAGGGATCTAATTCTCGACAACATTCCCCACGCAGCATGGGCCGTGATCGAGAATATCCCCAGGATGTTTCTGTCCTACGCGTCCGAGCCGCTGGCAGTCTACCTTGGGCCGCAAGGCTTTGAACGTTGGTATCTGAGGTATCAACAAGGGGCGGTTGGAGGGAGTGCTGAGAAAGAGAGCCTTGGAATCATGGGGCGGCTCCGTGACTACTACGAGAGCGGCACGTGGTTCATCGTCGGATACGGCATCCTGGTGAAGATTCTCAATGCGGCAGTGGTCATCCTGTCGGTCGTAGGATGTGTCGTGTTAATTTTTTCCAGGTCTGCGACCAATCGAAACGTGGGATTGGCGGTCTTCCTAATCTGCGGGGTATTGACCCTGACGGCGATAGTTGCGACTCAGGGTAGGTTCCGCCTTCCCATCATGCCCGGCATCGGGGTTGCAGCGGCATATATCCTTATCCTGCTTGTCTCGCGTATCCGGGGCCAGGATCGACCAGTGGCGGAACATCAGAAATGAATGAGATGTCTTTGAGCGAGTCGGCGACCAAGCCTCCGCTGGTATTCGCAGCCACATATAATGAACGCGATAATATTGAAGAGCTATGTAGACAGGTCCTGGGGCTACCCTTAGGTGTGTCCATGCTCGTGGTCGACGACAACTCACCGGACGGTACAGGTCGAGTTCTCGATCGGATCGCGGCTTCCGAACCCCGCCTGAAAGTTATGCACCGACCGAGAAAACTCGGCCTTGGAACGGCCCACATGCTCGCAATGGCCTACGCCATCCATCATCGTTATCCCTACCTGGTCACGATGGATGCAGACTTTTCTCACAGTCCTGCCGATATTCCGCGATTGCTAGGGGAGCTTGAGAGAGCGGATCTTGTAATCGGGTCTAGGTACATGGAGGGCGGTCGGTGCGACTACAAGGGGTACCGGAAGTTCCTTAGCTGGTCGGCCAATCGTTTTGGCAAGCTTCTGCTGGGCATGCCGGTACACGAGCTCACCACATCCTTTCGAGCATTCCGAACTTCGATGCTCGTCGATCTCGACTATGCTACGGTCCGATCGCAGGGGTATACCTTCTTCCTGGAATGCGTTTGGCAGATTGCACGCGGAAAGTTTCGCTGCCGGGAGGTGCCCATCCACTTTGCCGACCGGCTGCATGGGCGGTCCAAGATTCCTCGTCTCGAAGTCTTTCGGGGGATTGGCAAACTACTTCTACTGACGGCGCGGCGTTTGCGCGGGTGGCGCCGGTGGGGCGGCGGAGCGGTGGTGCCGAAGGGCGGCTGCCCTCATTGCGGTGCTGTATACCGTGTGGAGGTCTATCCTTCCAAGAACCAGGGTGCGGATACAAAGGTGGAAGCGTATCGATGCACGTCTATGGAACATGGGTCCAAGCCCCAAGTCGTCAGATGCCTAATGTGTGGCCTTCTAGCAGCAGGAGAGCCGGCCAGTGGGCGCGAAATTCTCGATCTCTATCGCGAGGTTGAGGATCCGAGTTACCTCCGCAACCAGTCATCGCGAATAAAGACTTTCTCGCGAATCCTGGACGAGATGGCGAACTGGGTCCCCGAGCGCGGAAAGGTCCTGGAGGTTGGTGCTTATTGCGGCGTCTTCATGGACTGTGCCGCTGGCCGGGGATGGGATATCGAAGGTGTCGAGCCTTCGAGATGGGCTGCATCCCTAGCCCGCCAGAAAGGTCATACGGTTCACAGCGGAAGCCTTCCAGAAGTTTCTGACAGGCTTAAACCTCCTTACCAGACCGTTGCCATGTGGGATGTCTTCGAACACCTATCATGTCCGGGCGAAACCTTGGACGAAATCGGATCCCTTCTCTCCGATGACGGTTATCTCCTTTTCTCCACGCTCGATGCCGAATCCCGCTGGGCTCGAATGCTCGGTCGGAACTGGCCGTGGATCATGGATATGCATCTTCTCTACCCCTCCGTCAGGACTGTCTCGACTATTCTCGAGGCGCACGGCTTTGAAATAGCGTCCGTGCAGCCGTATCGCCACTACGCATCGATTTCATATCTCTTCGAGAAGATCGGCCAAATTGCGCCAGGGGGTATTGGTAAACCGTTCGGC includes the following:
- a CDS encoding glycosyltransferase, with translation MELGGAELQLAMLANAMASRGHAVTVLTFYPGQENSRLQFNEGVVHRVLGKAGRWDIVAFLSRLRRAFADASPDVIHSFLGPPNVAAALARRKGSGGRLIWGIRASNMDAGRYDWAHVVALRLERMLATRADLIVANSTAGKEHAIRQGMRAGKVTVVGNGIDVVRFCRRRDEARKLRTSWLGPFKGPLIGLVARLDPMKDHPTFLHAAMALVERMPEAVFVCLGGGSQAYGAAMRRLAVDLGLQDRIRWSEPVDNVEVAMNAFDLVTLTSSYGEGFPNVLAEAIACEVPVVATDVGDARRIVSDDNRIVRPGEPDALAAAWYQSLQQTPELLAQTTARHRKRIVRDFSHASLLERMEKIYAEL
- a CDS encoding glycosyltransferase — its product is MRKIRVAHLITSLTVGGAQSMLYKLVAGMDRSLFESHVISMTDGGTMAPEFEKLGVAVSSLGMRPGSPNPVGVLRLRRLLERANIDVLQTWLYHSDLLGTLTALTLGKLPVLWNIRCSTMGPEHERLQMRVILFLLVRLSQRPTAVVVNSVAGKKVHQIFGYVPRRWELIANGFQLTAGADAAARSALGFAPDDVVFAMVARDDPIKDHLTFLQAARSLLTSVPRARFMLVGEGVTPDTPKYASWAADPVLGRRLHLLGERRDVTWLLGAVDCLVSTSLGEGLPSVVGEAMAAGVPCIATDVGDTARLMADTGILISPGRPRELASAMERMAEDSSLRHSLGTKAKERIERDYSLEAAIKTYENLYRSAVAS
- a CDS encoding mannose-1-phosphate guanylyltransferase/mannose-6-phosphate isomerase, translating into MRIKPIVLSGGSGTRLWPLSRAHMPKQFLSIHEDRTLFQYCLTGLAGNSSFLPPDIICSQDHRFVVQDQIQAISVGVGNIVLEPMGRNTGPAVAIGALLAAEQDPDTVVAVLPSDTLVGDPRALHKALQEAATAAQSGTIAVLGVKPDRPETGFGYIELEEPLDDRGECYAVRSFVEKPNLEVAKRLLKTGRHLWNCGIFVFSAKQAIDAFETLAPNLIEQARKSLFSGSRSAGLVTLNESEMAKTPSVSFDNAVLERHSNLAVSELQTTWNDLGSWQSVASISETDVQGNTTIGDVISIDVSSSYLRSEGPVLAALGLKNILVVATEDSVLVTDINHTQKVRDLVSLMSKENRTEHLVARTAYRPWGHYKELDRGPGFRVKLVHVKPDGALSLQRHHHRSEHWVIVSGVAKVTRGEDVFELRQDESTFIPKMTKHRLENPSKEPLNLIEVQTGPILEESDIERFSDVYGRIG
- a CDS encoding glycosyltransferase family 39 protein — protein: MKLEVAVLFGVLIVLQFMTSLNVLIYFPDGFWTEGYYHPAAVNLLEHGVYGFYDGDSLTPTTNRPPLYVILLAGLYSIFGAHEVIGVILNNIMLFGVFVFTYLLGRRLGPAIGFLAVIMVALDSIYLAEANRNQSDMVFSLLVVASLYAIVRALDGGLSLRRVAIVSILVGLATFTRAAGLYLWVALLIVIVVASWRVERARRIAMAGLIVIVINGAFVVPWMIRNQSITGNADFAGMKGYHLTNYFAPLFIANKKGLTYDEASKLIFSGIENDPEFQAITNQGERERYFSRFARDLILDNIPHAAWAVIENIPRMFLSYASEPLAVYLGPQGFERWYLRYQQGAVGGSAEKESLGIMGRLRDYYESGTWFIVGYGILVKILNAAVVILSVVGCVVLIFSRSATNRNVGLAVFLICGVLTLTAIVATQGRFRLPIMPGIGVAAAYILILLVSRIRGQDRPVAEHQK
- a CDS encoding glycosyltransferase — its product is MSLSESATKPPLVFAATYNERDNIEELCRQVLGLPLGVSMLVVDDNSPDGTGRVLDRIAASEPRLKVMHRPRKLGLGTAHMLAMAYAIHHRYPYLVTMDADFSHSPADIPRLLGELERADLVIGSRYMEGGRCDYKGYRKFLSWSANRFGKLLLGMPVHELTTSFRAFRTSMLVDLDYATVRSQGYTFFLECVWQIARGKFRCREVPIHFADRLHGRSKIPRLEVFRGIGKLLLLTARRLRGWRRWGGGAVVPKGGCPHCGAVYRVEVYPSKNQGADTKVEAYRCTSMEHGSKPQVVRCLMCGLLAAGEPASGREILDLYREVEDPSYLRNQSSRIKTFSRILDEMANWVPERGKVLEVGAYCGVFMDCAAGRGWDIEGVEPSRWAASLARQKGHTVHSGSLPEVSDRLKPPYQTVAMWDVFEHLSCPGETLDEIGSLLSDDGYLLFSTLDAESRWARMLGRNWPWIMDMHLLYPSVRTVSTILEAHGFEIASVQPYRHYASISYLFEKIGQIAPGGIGKPFGMIAGVLPKRLALPVYLGDVKLFVCRKIVSDGPREPVVVVNKQNIELGGS